The following coding sequences are from one Amphiprion ocellaris isolate individual 3 ecotype Okinawa chromosome 19, ASM2253959v1, whole genome shotgun sequence window:
- the alkbh7 gene encoding alpha-ketoglutarate-dependent dioxygenase alkB homolog 7, mitochondrial — translation MRLLGTVLKQIHKPAVYSTHRRRLSSRATGGPSPLRVEAPVVGSNRELVLSLGLQVEVRTGFITEEEEAALLQELEPGLRRKRYEFDHWDDAIHGYRETERVTWGAACEEILTRVRSAAFPEGSSLLGPVHVLDLDKAGYIKPHIDSVKFCGSTIAGLSLLSDSIMRLVKEDDSSEWLDLLLSRRSLYILRDQARYQYTHEILKDEESVFNGQKVPRQRRISVICRNLPG, via the exons ATGAGACTTTTGGGGACGGTGTTGAAACAAATCCACAAACCGGCCGTTTATTCCACTCACCGCCGCCGTCTGAGCTCCAGAGCCACCGGCGGACCGTCTCCGCTCCGGGTCGAGGCTCCGGTCGTCGGGTCAAACCGGGAACTCGTGCTGAGCCTCGGCCTCCAGGTGGAGGTGAGGACCGGCTTCATcaccgaggaggaggaggctgctcTCCTGCAGGAGCTGGAACCTGGTCTGAGGAGGAAACGCTACGAGTTCGACCACTGGGACGAT GCCATCCACGGCTACCGGGAGACGGAGCGAGTGACTTGGGGAGCAGCGTGTGAGGAGATCCTGACTCGTGTCCGGTCTGCAGCGTTTCCTGAAGGGAGTTCGCTGCTCGGCCCCGTGCACGTTCTGGACCTGGACAAAGCCGGCTACATCAAGCCCCACATCGACAGCGTCAAG TTCTGTGGCAGCACCATAGCGGGGTTGAGTCTTCTGTCGGACAGTATAATGCGTCTAGTGAAGGAGGACGACTCCAGCGAGTGGCTGGACCTGCTGCTGTCCAGACGCTCCCTCTACATACTGAG GGACCAGGCCCGATACCAATACACTCATGAGATCCTGAAAGATGAGGAGTCTGTGTTTAACGGACAGAAAGTTCCCAGACAGCGCCGGATCTCCGTCATCTGTCGCAACCTTCCGGGTTAA